The stretch of DNA AGTCCCATGCCAGCAACGTAGAATGGAACCTCGCGTAGAAGGGTAACACCAGTCCCACGAAAGAGTCCTTTGAGCCCATCTTGATGCCAAGTCGAAACTGTAGCTTCCACTATGTTATCAAACTGGTTAGCTTGTAACCGTTGTTTCAATACCTCACACGGTATTCGCAGTGTAGTCCCTAAAACTGTCCCAAGAAAAGACGCGATTGACTGAACCTACAAGAatcaagaagtaaaaaaaaaaagtctaaagaATGAAACATGATGTAGCATGAAGTTAGCAATGAGCTATATTAATAACTAACTTGAATGTCGAGGAGAGAAGGAGCAACGAGCGGTAATGCCAATTTACTTGCTTCATATATACTTGTTCGTAAACCATGGCTGAAATGTTGAAAGAAGAGATCAGATTATGATCACCAAAAAAGGCCTAATCAGAGCATAGGAGATGAAACCTTGCAAATTGACCAACAACAGCGGGAACAGAGCCTTTGTATAAACCACGAGCACCAATCTCTGGAATCTTTGACAGTATCTCCACAAACGACAATGTTGTTGATGCTTGAACTTGTGTCTACTGAATCCAAAACCAAATATAAAGTAATGATAACAATCAATCTCATATATAGACACTAAACAAGAACCTGAAGTGAGTCAAGAGATGATAATAATTACCTTGACAGTGTCCACTGGATGCATAAGAAAAGCAGAGAAAGCACATGAAATCCCTCCAGCTAATGCAGATTTAAGAAGATGACCAACATCTAATCCCACTCTTGTCCTAACAACAACTTCAGATTTACTCCTCCTACACATATCCCAAAAACCATAACTCTCAAAATGTgtcaaactacaaaaaaaaaacaaggttaTTACTGGCCTCACCCAGTATCAAAGTTATTGTCTTTAGCTTTACCCACAGCTTCATTGATCAAAGGAGATGTATCAATATTGGATCTTGACGTAAAGCTTCCAACTTTGGCAAAATTTAAGCTGCTGCCTATGAAGAAGCTACACACATCTGGTCCATTCGTTGTATTGCGCAAACAAGGGTAAAGCTTTTGAGaattaagaaacaaatcatTGAGGATAGAGACAAGTAGAGATTCAGGTGATACATGTTTTCTTCTCAGAGATTTATCCACCATTCTTGATTTCAGTGGATCTGTGGATAAACCTTGAAACCTAATCTGTTCTTCATTCGTCattagaagaggaaaaagaagtGTGGTTTAAGAGAAATAATGTGAGATTTGGTCAACGTTTGATCCATCCAAAGTGTGGAGTAGTATAAAACAACGTTGCCTATGAGGTGTTCGACCAAATGACTAAACTAAACTAGCATAATAAGAATAAAGTAATTTAAGctgtattgtatatatataacctttacAGCTTCTAAAAGCTTCCGAGTATGATTCTCTTTTATCTTATGTCATTCTCTTTCGAAACCTCATCTAAAACGATTATATTCAAGGTTTCACGGTGTTGGTTTAGATTTAAGGTTCTTAAAACGCCACTACACGTCGTTTTGGTTTAATGAATGCACGCCAAAGTTTGGCTGCAACATTGGGGTATATGGATGATTTGACAGCATGAAACCTGTTAAGAAAGACTCTTTGTCCTAGAAAAAGCGGTAAAGATGACTTGAAAGCATGAAAAATATGCCGAAAAACTTATTAgacattaaaaaattatgttcaagaaagcgctaggcggtaatTGGGCGGTGACCCAACACCTAGCGCCTAAAACGTTTAATCGAAAGCTAGGCgattttaggcggtttaggcgtttttaacgtagaacattatatatgtaatattgtagacaaaaatatatgttagataaataaaagtaataaaccataaacaaaacttaggaaaaaatgtagtttttaattaatatcaacaacatataaagatttgtaattatgtatatgaatgtaaaactttaaattttaattatatatagttaaaaattagataaatatattaaatcgaaatatatgtgattttaggcggtttaggcggtcGTCTAGGCGTCGgttgagcgcctagcgcctagacggcgcctaggcgaccgcctagaccgctttttCGAACACTGGTTTAAATGGATAAAAATACAATGTTATTAGCACAtgactttcttcttttctaatgtttttttaattgttttttgtttctcatattttttttttttttttataagatgtCAAACTTTATGCATCTTGGAAATCTtgcaaccttttttttataataataaaaatgtttagaGCATTCAAGGACATTAAAGTATAGACAAattgaaatcaagaaaaataataaaatcttgcCACTCAAATTTTTAACGAAAAGATACAACGATTTTCACCCTCCTCTCTCCACCATGAAAGATCCAAAGATACCATTCCTCTCTTTTATGGTCTATCCAACCGACCTCTTAAGGAACTGTTTGAACCATTTGGCCGAATCTTTAGGATAACGTTTGAGCCCATCGAGAAAGTCAACATAGTAAAGACCAAACCTAGCAGTGTATCCACTTTCCCATTCAAAGTTGTCCATGAATGACCATGCGTAGTATCCTCTTACATCACAACCATCCATCCTATAAACATATACTTtagtttcataactttcattAACAAAAATGATCAATTTAAATAGTTATCGTCAGAAAGATTAAAGATTgaacccaaagaaaaaaagatcaagaaCGAACACTATAGCTTTGTGAAGTTCTTCGAAGTGTGCCTTATGGTATTCAATCCTAACTGTGTCATTAAGTATCTCTTCTCTTGGTTTTGTACCATCATCAGTTTCATGGATTCCTACAATCCAGTTATCAAAACGAGAACAATAAATAGATGCatcaaattgaaacaaaaaataattaaactttcTCAAATCAGTTcggtaaattattttttttttataaaattacttTGGTTAGTAATTggctaaattatatatttctatcaAACTCATGTTCCAAATAAGTgctaagaaattatatatattttgtagagGTATATATGATGTAGTACTTAGAATAAGAATCCCTAGTTAAAAGTTTTGAGTACCAAACAAAAAAGCTTTctaaccattttctttgatgtAGACAGGGATGTTATTGTATTTCTCCTTGACGTAGTTAAGAACTTTTCGCAAACCTTCCGGATATGACAATATCAAACCACTTCCAATCTGAGGAGAgttttcaataaattaaatatcttaAGATGATTATATGTGGCACTTAGCAATTAATAGCTATGAAAAATAAGTAAATTCTTACCCCATTTCCAATGATGTGACCACTGTGGTCAGTCACTGTttcaaaacatattataaaCCTTGTTTAGTTTACCATATCCAACCGTAATTAAAGTTAGTATAGAACGGTCAGTCTTTAGTAATTTACTTAGCATTACGTACGTTTTCTTTCGACGTGATTGTCAGTTCTGCACCGGGGCTTTTCAGGGTCGATGTGAGGAAGAAGAGTTGCGAAGCGTGCTGTATAGTAATTTATTCCGACATAATCCGTTGAATTTTTTAACAGTTTTGATTGTTCTGCAGTAAACGAAGGTAATTTATCTCCTGCATATTTTTTAACAATCTCCGGATAATCTCCGTGAATGAGTGGATCAAGATGCCTACATTCATAAgagaacaaaaattaatatttcaaGTAGATAGAAAtgatcatcaaaaaaaaaaaaaaaaaattaagcttaGATAAATTACCATCCAATTTCAAAGGCAAGAGCTCGTTCAACTGCTTCTTTATCTTCGCCAGAGTCTGAATTATAAGGCTCATGCCATATTGGTGCCAATACTATACCAATTTTACTGTCATCAgaaatttttttgcattttcggAATTCATCTACTGCAACAGCATGAGCAAGAAGAGTGTGATGTGAAACAATGTAAGGCTCAGTGCTCGAATCGCCGGCGTGACTTTTTTCATTTACCCAACTCGAGCATCGTCCAGGCGCCTTGTTACCATTATCGTAACTTGCAATAGCCATGATGTATGGTTCATTGATAGTTGCCCACAACTTCACTTTCTCTCCAAATTCTTCGAAACAAACTCTTGCGAAATCTCGAAAATCTTCtctatattttctcaaattaatcataaaatataacatcagttgtttttgttgagtaacactatacatatatatatatatatggtgtcTGAGAATATATGTTAATTAGGCTTACACAATTTGAGGGCTTAAAAAACCACCATATTCGTCGTCCAAAGATTGTGGATGGTCCCAATGATATAGCGTCATTGAAGGTTGTATGTCTTGATGTTTATCAGATCATATAATTTGGTAAGCGACAGCTacttttatattatgatttaatTGCATTACTTGAGTATAAACCATACcttttatataattagaaaatttcaACTTAATTACTGGTGCAATGATCTTACCATTAGCAAGAAGTTCGTCTATGAGATCCTTGTAGAATTGTACACCTTCTTTGTTTACTCCATCTTTTAGCTTTCCACCTATAGACAAATTACAATTCACCACAAAATAATTAACCTATTCACTGGAAGGTATCACTTAGAATGCCATTGTAAAATAAGTAAACCTAATTATCTCATTAACGGTAAAATAgtcatatatagttttaaagacCGGATAGTTTTACGAGTAAACCTAATTATCTGTATATAGTTTTACGAGTTGGTCCACCAAATTTTGGCTGATGCTGGCTAAATAGTGGACCGGATAGTCTATTTTGACATATACAGATATACGTCAAATTGCATTAACtaagataataaaatcatataatcgATCTGTCCAACTATTATAATATTGACTTTGGAGTAACACATActcatattcaaaaataaatattcacaTCAAATAACTTCACAAATAATTGTTCTATTAAAATTAAAGAGATAATTTTATCAACAACTGAGACAGGtttgccgacaaaaaaaaaaaagaaaaaaaaaagaggtgtaAAACTTACTAGGAATTAATCTGGACCACGAGATTGAGTATCGGAAAGAGTCCAT from Camelina sativa cultivar DH55 chromosome 9, Cs, whole genome shotgun sequence encodes:
- the LOC104714104 gene encoding beta-glucosidase 30 isoform X2: MGNSLKDNPLYMVVVNLLCGSLSNLTKTKKKKRAKEQKMANTIDSPKLDRHSFPDGFIFGTAGSSFQYEGATNEGGKSPSIWDHFSHTYPERTKMHNGDVAIDFYHRYKDDIKLMKEINMDSFRYSISWSRLIPSGKLKDGVNKEGVQFYKDLIDELLANDIQPSMTLYHWDHPQSLDDEYGGFLSPQIVEDFRDFARVCFEEFGEKVKLWATINEPYIMAIASYDNGNKAPGRCSSWVNEKSHAGDSSTEPYIVSHHTLLAHAVAVDEFRKCKKISDDSKIGIVLAPIWHEPYNSDSGEDKEAVERALAFEIGWHLDPLIHGDYPEIVKKYAGDKLPSFTAEQSKLLKNSTDYVGINYYTARFATLLPHIDPEKPRCRTDNHVERKLTDHSGHIIGNGIGSGLILSYPEGLRKVLNYVKEKYNNIPVYIKENGIHETDDGTKPREEILNDTVRIEYHKAHFEELHKAIVMDGCDVRGYYAWSFMDNFEWESGYTARFGLYYVDFLDGLKRYPKDSAKWFKQFLKRSVG
- the LOC104714102 gene encoding S-adenosylmethionine mitochondrial carrier protein-like, with the translated sequence MTNEEQIRFQGLSTDPLKSRMVDKSLRRKHVSPESLLVSILNDLFLNSQKLYPCLRNTTNGPDVCSFFIGSSLNFAKVGSFTSRSNIDTSPLINEAVGKAKDNNFDTGRSKSEVVVRTRVGLDVGHLLKSALAGGISCAFSAFLMHPVDTVKTQVQASTTLSFVEILSKIPEIGARGLYKGSVPAVVGQFASHGLRTSIYEASKLALPLVAPSLLDIQVQSIASFLGTVLGTTLRIPCEVLKQRLQANQFDNIVEATVSTWHQDGLKGLFRGTGVTLLREVPFYVAGMGLYNQSKKVVERRLGRELEPWEAIAVGALSGGFTAVLTTPFDVIKTRMMTAPQGVELSMWMAAYSILTHEGPLAFYKGAVPRFFWTAPLGALNLAGYELLQKAMITPLNQSVHID
- the LOC104714104 gene encoding beta-glucosidase 30 isoform X3, whose product is MRVILYIWWSKSLLSISLQNSQKPKKEKKRREQKMAKTIDSPTLDRHSFPDGFIFGTAGSSFQYEGATNEGGKSPSIWDHFSHTYPERTKMHNGDVAIDFYHRYKDDIKLMKEINMDSFRYSISWSRLIPSGKLKDGVNKEGVQFYKDLIDELLANDIQPSMTLYHWDHPQSLDDEYGGFLSPQIVEDFRDFARVCFEEFGEKVKLWATINEPYIMAIASYDNGNKAPGRCSSWVNEKSHAGDSSTEPYIVSHHTLLAHAVAVDEFRKCKKISDDSKIGIVLAPIWHEPYNSDSGEDKEAVERALAFEIGWHLDPLIHGDYPEIVKKYAGDKLPSFTAEQSKLLKNSTDYVGINYYTARFATLLPHIDPEKPRCRTDNHVERKLTDHSGHIIGNGIGSGLILSYPEGLRKVLNYVKEKYNNIPVYIKENGIHETDDGTKPREEILNDTVRIEYHKAHFEELHKAIVMDGCDVRGYYAWSFMDNFEWESGYTARFGLYYVDFLDGLKRYPKDSAKWFKQFLKRSVG